In the genome of Rhodospirillaceae bacterium, one region contains:
- the rph gene encoding ribonuclease PH — MNLSGTPSGFSSVRPSGRARDAMREVTLEPGWAGHAEGSCLVRFGGTHVLCAASVIERVPPFLRNTGRGWVTAEYGMLPRSTHSRTDREAARGKQSGRTQEIQRLIGRSLRAVTDLEGFGERQITVDCDVLRADGGTRTAAITGGWVALHQAFGWLIGKGEIDETPLTGQVAAVSCGIYEGETVLDLDYAEDSACQADANFVLSGDGGLIEVQATAEDRPFAQSQFDELLALAKQGITDLCAQQRAAVG; from the coding sequence ATGAACCTGTCCGGCACTCCGTCCGGATTTTCCTCCGTCAGGCCGTCCGGCCGCGCGCGCGACGCGATGCGGGAGGTGACGCTCGAACCCGGCTGGGCCGGCCATGCCGAAGGCTCCTGCCTGGTGCGGTTCGGCGGCACCCATGTGCTGTGCGCCGCCTCGGTGATCGAGCGGGTGCCGCCCTTCCTGCGCAACACCGGGCGCGGCTGGGTGACCGCGGAATACGGCATGCTGCCGCGCTCGACCCACAGCCGCACCGACCGCGAAGCGGCGCGCGGCAAACAGAGCGGCCGGACCCAGGAGATCCAGCGGCTGATCGGCCGTTCGCTACGCGCGGTGACCGATCTCGAAGGCTTCGGCGAGCGCCAGATCACCGTGGACTGCGACGTGCTCCGGGCCGACGGCGGGACGCGCACCGCCGCGATCACCGGCGGCTGGGTCGCGCTGCACCAGGCCTTCGGGTGGCTGATCGGCAAGGGCGAGATAGACGAGACCCCGCTGACCGGCCAGGTCGCGGCGGTGTCGTGCGGCATCTACGAAGGCGAGACGGTGCTGGACCTGGATTATGCCGAGGACAGCGCCTGCCAGGCCGACGCCAATTTCGTGCTGTCGGGCGACGGCGGGCTGATCGAGGTCCAGGCGACGGCGGAGGACCGGCCGTTCGCCCAGAGCCAGTTCGACGAACTGCTGGCGCTGGCGAAGCAGGGTATCACCGACCTGTGCGCCCAGCAGCGCGCCGCCGTCGGGTAG